The following proteins are co-located in the Helicoverpa armigera isolate CAAS_96S chromosome 23, ASM3070526v1, whole genome shotgun sequence genome:
- the LOC135118571 gene encoding uncharacterized protein LOC135118571, with amino-acid sequence MIERRMQCLRLFLERNHVPINIVGRNEIALSIKNVRKSLFYYNNLLDEFTTVDKHLQYLLMIQYLGNFPKLLVVIYALSSLVFEGTPVRPPLIFIAVSEAILTVLTLASAALVVEGIIWQVDKIKEILTAQLMRCSDESLRFELQTALQYVRLRPFRYTLCRAIPLDVNMLFTIISLCITYVIVGLQLTHFSQ; translated from the exons ATGATTGAGCGTCGCATGCAGTGCTTGCGTTTATTTTTGGAAAGGAATCATGTTCCGATAAATATTGTCGGTAGAAATGAAATAGCATTGAGTATCAAAAATGTGagaaaaagtttgttttattataacaacCTGCTGGATGAGTTTACGACAGTTGATAAACACCTTCAATATTTG TTAATGATCCAGTACCTTGGCAACTTCCCCAAACTATTAGTTGTAATATATGCATTATCTTCGCTTGTTTTTGAAGGA ACCCCGGTGCGCCCTCCACTGATTTTCATAGCTGTATCTGAGGCGATTTTAACAGTATTAACATTGGCTTCTGCGGCATTAGTCGTAGAAGGAATCATATGGCAAGtggacaaaataaaagaaattctaACTGCACAGCTAATGAGATGTTCAG ACGAGTCGCTCCGGTTCGAGCTGCAGACGGCGCTGCAGTACGTGCGCCTGCGTCCGTTCCGATACACGCTCTGCCGCGCGATACCACTTGATGTCAACATGCTCTTCACCATCATATCTTTATGCATCACTTATGTCATTGTGGGTTTGCAGCTAACGCATTTCAGTCAGTAA